CGGAGGAAGGGCACTGCTGGCTGCTCTTTCGCGGCGGGCTTCCGCGCCGAGTGGGCCGACCGGAAGCCAACCGGTAATCAGCGGACTCTGCATGCGACGTCTTCACTCCCCTCCGAACAGCACCCTCAGGGCGCGGCGGGCGCTGCCTGCCGAGACGGCCTTGCTGAACCAATAGTAGGCCTCCTCGTCCGGCATGCTGCGGATGGCTTCGGCAATCCGCTCCATGCGGGTCGTCTTCCGCAGGGGCTTGATGGCAAGGAGGGTCAGGGCGACTCGCACTCCCTGGTCCTCCCTGAGTTCAAAGGGCTCACGGCGGGTCCGGCTCAGGTCCGAGGGCCGGTAGCCGCTCCTGCGCAGGGCCTCCACCACCTGGGGCAGGCTGGCCTGGAAGGGGGAGTCCCACGCCCGGACCAGGGACTGCTCCTCGGACCGCGCGGCGCCGTTGAGGCGCTGGCGGAGCTCGACCCCGTATGACCCGTCCGGGCGCGGGAGCACGTAGAGGAGAAACTGCCGGGGATTCACGATCCGTGCACCTCCCCGGTGGCGGGTTCCGCCGTAATGCGCACGCGGCCGGGGATGAGGTGTGCGAGGATGTCGCGAACCTGGTTCAGGCGGTCCGGAGTCAGAGGATCACGCGCGCGCCAGTCCAGGCGGGCGCGGACGTGAGCGCCTGACGCCCGTTCAAGCACGGAGATAACGGCGTCCTTCAGATCCTTGTACCGTTCCCAGGGCCCGCGGAACTCGAGACGCATGCTCCCGCCCTCGAACTCGCCCGTGGCCGACACCTCAAAGCGGAACTGGCCGGGGCCGAGCTGGGGGACTGCCAGTCCCAGGCTGCGTAGCTCCCGCACGCCGTCGGGGCCGTCTCCGTCGACGGCAAGCTGAAGCACGGCAAGCGCGGCCACGTTGCGGTCGTGCATGCGGTCGAGGATCCCCTGCAGGGCCTGCTCAGCCGTCCCCGACGCCTCGAGCTTGTCGTCCGGCGGCGGGGGCGGCGGGGCCTGGCAGCGGCAGCGGCTGGCTGGCTTCCCGCACACGGGGCAGCACTCCTCAGGAGGTGCCGCCCCGGCGATGGGTATCCCCCGCTCCCGGGCCAGTCCGGGTTCCAGCAGCACGGCGTCACCGTCCAGGCGCACGAGCGGTACCGGGGACCCCGCCCCGTAACCCCTGCCCTCGGCAGGATCGAAGTACACCCACAGGCCCCGCCGTACACCCTGCAAGATGCCCTCCCGCAGGGGTTTGGTGTCGAGCAGCATCCTCAAGCCCCTGCGGATGGCGAAGGCTCGCACCACTTCAGCCACGGGCATCTCACGGGCGCCGTGTGTCCAGGCCCATCGCTTGACTAGCTCCGGGGCGATGGGGCGGTCATCGCCCGTGTAGACTTTTTCCAGCCGCCTCAGTACGTCCAGGATCACTTTGCCCTGGTCCTGCTTGACGTCTCCTTGGTCCTGGGCTGGCAGAGCCTCACGCGCCAGCCCGGCGGCCGACCGAGGTGCGTCCGCCGAGGGATAGTAGAGAAACCGGTATGCACGGTGGATGGCCACCCGGAGCTGGAGTTCGCTTTCGTCTTTGCGCTGCCGCAGGCGCTGCCGCTGCTCCAGGGTGAGCAGCCTCTGTCTCTCGGGATTCTCGGCCAGGCGGCGGACGGCTTCAGCTTCGCGGGCCCTTGTGACCATGTCCGCCCGCTGCGCCTCGTCGCATACCAGGAAGATGACGTTGTTCTGGAACCTGCGCGGCTCGCCCACGGTCCCCTTCTCTTCGAAGAGCCGCCGCACCAGGTCGGGCGGGTGCTCGTCTTCTTCCCTGGCCACGGCCGCGTCGTAGTGCACGATGGCCAGCTTGGGCTTGCCCGCGTCGTCCGGGATCTCGACAGGTTCGGTGGGGAAACGGCAGACCTCGAAGACACCCGATTGCCAGATGGCCCGCAGCCGCTCGTCCAGCACCTGCTTGCCCTTGGTCACCCCCACGTACTGCATCTCGTCCACGACCATCTTGTTCAGGGAAGGCTCGGGAAAGAACCGCCAGCGCTCGCCCTCGTACTCCAGGTACCAGCAGCGCCGCTCGAGTTCCTTGAGTGCCTGAGAGAGCAGTGCGGGGTCGTCACCCGGCGCCAGGCAGGCAAGGGCAACCTCCTCCGTGCGCGCCCCTACCGCTGCGCCCCGCGTCAGGCTGTGCAGGAAGATGGCGGTCGCAGCCCGTTTCGCAAACGGCCGCCGCCCCGAAGCCTGCCAGGCACGGTCGATCTCGCTGGCGAACCCGGGGTGCTCGGCGACGGGACTGGCGATGTCGGCGTGCACGACCTCCTTATAGCGAGGCCGGTCCAGGCGGCTGGTGAGGTCCTCCACGATGGGGTCCCAGGACAGGTCCAGGTGGTG
This region of Bacillota bacterium genomic DNA includes:
- a CDS encoding DUF499 domain-containing protein, which encodes MRTVFETCVPRPEVLSGELHEASFAARLGDVARGTADPVYADAATFFGRTHPTEGLRTLLAEALGRMWGTNPMAAPVLRLETGFGGGKTHNLIALYHAASGRLPADVLAPYVEDEGLVPRLKAHSASREVARVAVVVGDDLNPVDGIRHPDGTVTYTPWGEIAYQLGGRAAYERVRRSDESRVPGGIPWREIMGDGPVVILLDELAPYLRTLRTWRGKEALAGHLAPFLKGLLEAVAASPRAVCVLTLAEASDAFGEETEELGQVLTQLIAELKAISGRIERILTPTSGEEEIASILARQLFERVDTSCVPEIAAAYRAYLEEAQRQGAELPATALTPDYLRFLERSYPFHPELLVTLNRKVSTIPNFQRTRGALRLLARAIRRLWEVRPSDAWLIHPHHLDLSWDPIVEDLTSRLDRPRYKEVVHADIASPVAEHPGFASEIDRAWQASGRRPFAKRAATAIFLHSLTRGAAVGARTEEVALACLAPGDDPALLSQALKELERRCWYLEYEGERWRFFPEPSLNKMVVDEMQYVGVTKGKQVLDERLRAIWQSGVFEVCRFPTEPVEIPDDAGKPKLAIVHYDAAVAREEDEHPPDLVRRLFEEKGTVGEPRRFQNNVIFLVCDEAQRADMVTRAREAEAVRRLAENPERQRLLTLEQRQRLRQRKDESELQLRVAIHRAYRFLYYPSADAPRSAAGLAREALPAQDQGDVKQDQGKVILDVLRRLEKVYTGDDRPIAPELVKRWAWTHGAREMPVAEVVRAFAIRRGLRMLLDTKPLREGILQGVRRGLWVYFDPAEGRGYGAGSPVPLVRLDGDAVLLEPGLARERGIPIAGAAPPEECCPVCGKPASRCRCQAPPPPPPDDKLEASGTAEQALQGILDRMHDRNVAALAVLQLAVDGDGPDGVRELRSLGLAVPQLGPGQFRFEVSATGEFEGGSMRLEFRGPWERYKDLKDAVISVLERASGAHVRARLDWRARDPLTPDRLNQVRDILAHLIPGRVRITAEPATGEVHGS